The Astatotilapia calliptera chromosome 2, fAstCal1.2, whole genome shotgun sequence genome includes a window with the following:
- the snx25 gene encoding sorting nexin-25 isoform X3 → MPTPSSTTTSPAGGRSNTGGEEEGPMSAASTSSIGSSFRFVPAFCLGVVAAVVFQLAWGGLSLTSFFLKLFIYVSFALLCFLAGSFALLVRKSPLKVSCFNRSRRQPSEWLEFFNKLMVRFLVPVQESSQSRRVVVSHNVDKTLKEVFFPGAVVGVSSYILPVVTSFEMFDYAYRDYILSWYIPLSHDEGQLYSMLSEDWWQMIGQLRSRLAEIDLVNVVCYDSIRILHTHFTDLKAASARPEEVARPFPLHPCLVSPESELAFLRCVARILLLCLLPQKDAKSHTLRCCLTEVITNKVLKPLVEVLSDPDSINRMLLSQLEKREQQAEQQKKAYTYAASYEDFIKLISTSTDVNFLKQLRYQIVVEIIHATTISSLPQLKKQKEKKGKESAAMKADLLRARDMKRYINQLTVAKKQCEKRIRLLGGPNYENSEEGGADDNDEPQSQKILQFDDILCNPSYRDHFRVYMERVDKRALISFWELVETLKTANKNEVPQIVGEIYQKFFVESRDIPVEKFLLKEIQQSLVGNRGTQVFVKLQEQVAETMRERYYPSFLVSDLYDRLIRRDDHHSQSRCSPEEKGEGCQGLDTGEVCDEGSKGINEQASYAATKLHQLYDKLEYKRQALGSIQNAPKPDKKIVSKLKEEIGAMEKEHSELQQHITRTDWWCENLGNWRATITTAEAAEEGGETVACYSVCVSLVEGEETANSRWSVQRKLTEFQMLHRKLTECFPSLKKLQLPSLSKLPFKSIDQKFLDKSKTQLNTFLQRLLTDERLCQSEALYAFLSPSPEHLKCSSSNTGRAAS, encoded by the exons ATGCCCACCCCCTCGAGTACCACTACATCACCGGCTGGAGGGAGAAGCAATACtgggggagaggaagaggggCCCATGTCCGCAGCTTCTACCTCCTCAATCGGCTCATCTTTCCGGTTCGTCCCAGCCTTCTGCCTGGGCGTGGTGGCAGCAGTAGTATTTCAGCTGGCATGGGGAGGCCTGTCTCTCACCTCGTTCTTCTTAAAGCTCTTCATCTATGTGTCATTCGCCCTCCTGTGTTTCCTGGCTGGGAGCTTTGCCCTGCTGGTCAGGAAGAGTCCTCTCAAAGTCAGCTGCTTTAACCGGAGCAGGAGGCAGCCTTCTGAATGGCTGGAGTTCTTCAACAAGCTCATG GTTCGTTTTTTGGTGCCAGTTCAGGAGTCAAGCCAGAGCAGGAGGGTGGTGGTGTCGCACAATGTGGACAAAACCCTGAAGGAAG ttttttttccaggtgCTGTAGTAGGTGTCTCCTCCTATATTCTTCCTGTAGTTACATCATTTGAAA TGTTTGACTATGCCTACAGAGACTATATCCTATCCTGGTACATTCCTCTGAGTCATGATGAAGGCCAGTTGTACTCCATGCTGTCAGAGGACTGGTGGCAGATGATCGGGCAGTTGAGATCCAGGCTTGCTGAGATCGACCTCGTCAACGTAGTGTGTTATGACAGCATCCGGAttctacacacacacttcaccGACCTCAAAGCTGCATCTGCAAG ACCAGAGGAAGTGGCTCGGCCGTTTCCTCTCCATCCCTGTTTGGTCAGTCCGGAATCGGAGCTGGCCTTCCTCCGCTGTGTAGCCAGAATACTACTGCTATGTCTGCTGCCACAAAAGGATGCCAAGTCGCACACACTACGCTGCTGTCTCACTGAAGTCATCACTAATAAAG TCCTGAAGCCGTTGGTAGAGGTACTCAGCGATCCAGATTCCATAAACAGGATGTTGTTGTCTCAGCTGGAAAAGAGGGAGCAGCaggctgagcagcagaagaaAGCCTACACCTACGCTGCCTCCTATGAAGACTTTATCAAACTGATATCAACTTCTACTGATGTCAATTTCCTCAAGCAACTCAG GTATCAGATCGTGGTAGAGATTATTCATGCCACCACCATCAGCAGCCTGCCTCAGCTCAAGAAGCAGAAAG AGAAAAAAGGTAAAGAGTCAGCAGCCATGAAGGCCGACCTGCTGAGAGCCAGAGATATGAAAAGATATATCAATCAGCTGACTGTTGCTAAGAAACAATGTGAAAAAAGGATCCGCCTCCTTGGAGGGCCAAACTATGAGAATAGTGAGGAAGGAGGGGCCGATGACAACGACGAGCCTCAAAGCCAGAAG ATTCTCCAGTTTGATGACATCCTGTGTAATCCAAGTTACAGGGATCATTTCAGAGTTTACATGGAGAGAGTAGATAAGAGAGCTCTGATAAGCTTCTGGGAACTGgtggaaacactgaaaactgcCAACAAG AATGAGGTGCCCCAAATTGTTGGGGAAATTTACCAGAAGTTCTTTGTGGAGAGCAGAGACATTCCAGTGGAGAAGTTTCTTCTGAAAGAGATCCAGCAGAGTTTGGTGGGGAACAGAGGAACACAAGTCTTTGTTAAACTacaagaacag GTTGCTGAGACAATGAGAGAGCGTTACTACCCCTCCTTCCTGGTGTCCGACCTCTACGATAGGCTGATCAGACGAGACGACCATCACAGCCAATCGCGGTGTAGCCCAGAGGAAAAGGGAGAAGGG TGCCAGGGTctagatacaggagaggtgtgTGACGAGGGCAGTAAAGGAATCAATGAGCAGGCGAGCTATGCTGCTACTAAACTACACCAGCTCTATGACAAACTGGAGTACAAGCGACAAGCCCTGGGCTCAATCCAGAACGCACCCAAACCAGACAAGAAG ATAGTAAGCAAACTAAAAGAAGAAATAGGAGCCATGGAAAAAGAACACAGCGAACTTCAGCAACACATCACAAGGACTGACTGGTGGTGTGAAAACCTGGGGAATTGGAGGGCTACGATAACTACAGCTGAG GCTGCAGAGGAAGGTGGTGAGACTGTAGCttgttacagtgtgtgtgttagccTGGTGGAAGGAGAAGAAACGGCCAACAGTCGCTGGAGCGTCCAGAGGAAACTCACTGAATTCCAAATGTTGCACCGCAAACTCACAGAG TGTTTTCCATCACTGAAGAAACTCCAGTTACCATCACTCAGTAAACTTCCCTTCAAATCTATTGACCAGAAGTTTTTggacaaaagcaaaacacaactcAACACTTTTCTCCAG CGTCTCCTAACAGATGAGCGGTTGTGCCAGTCAGAGGCTCTCTATGCTTTCCTCAGCCCGTCTCCAGAACATCTGAAG